DNA from Verrucomicrobiia bacterium:
TTGCGACAGTTGAGCTGCTTGAACCTGGAGCGTGCTCGGATTATCCGCCGAAATTTGAGTAATATTCACCCCCAGATAACGCAAAATTTCTTGCATCACCTCAACATCTGCAATTTCTGGCACATTTTCTAAAGTTACCGATTCTTGCGTCAAACAACATGCCGCTAACAAAGGCAACGCCTCATTTTTATTACCTTGCGGACGAATCACTCCCGAGAGCGGCACGCCTCCCTGCACTCGAAACATCTCGCGGCTAAAGAAAGATTCCATGCCGCAGAAATATCAGCCTTTCACAAAACCACAAGCGCGACGTGAAAAATTTAGCACTATCACTGAGCTAATAATATACTATTCCACAATAAAAACTCGTCCCGACTCATCGCGCACACGAGCACCCGGCTCAACATTACCCACATAATACCGTTTCCCGTTATACGGATTAATCACATAATTCGGATCACCAGCCAAACGTTTTACTACTCGCTCCTGCTGACCGCCCACAATAAAATAACGACCTTGCGGATCGCGCATGCGCGTGCCCGCTGCCACATCACCCACAAATAACAACGACCCATCAAATGGACTAATGACATAATCAGCATTTTTCGAACTACGTTCCGCAACCGGATAAGCCGTGCTACGCGACGTGCTTTCGTTGATTGCCACACCCGCCAATGCTCCTGCTGCCGCGCCTGCTAAAGCGCCGATCCCCGCTGCCGTGGCATCACCGCCGGCTAAACCTCCAATAGCTGCACCCGTTCCCGCGCCAATCACAGTGCCCCCAACTACCGTTCCCGTGCCTGGTTGCGGTTCAGAAGCGCATCCGACCAATAAACCCGCTAAAGTTAATGAAGCGACTGTAGAATATAAATTTTTCATAATATTTGCCTTTAATATCAATTCGACGTCATGAGAAATAAACTACTTCAAATCATTTAGCGATCAAATTTAGCCCGTAGGATAAGTCTCCCTGCTTGTATTCTTAATTAGTAATTTTTGCAGGGCAAGTACTCCGCTTGCCAAAAATTTCATCTTAAAGCCCCGAAGGAACATCAATAAAACTCCAACGCAAGCGAAAACGTTGACCTACATGATTCGCTAGCGCTTTCACCCCGAAAGTTTCCGTAGCGTAATGCCCACCATAAATTAAATTAATCTTAAGTTCATGCGCAGCCCCAAACGTCCAATGACTACCCTCGCCCGTGACAAACGTATCAATACCACTTTTTGCAACATCATAAATCCGATTCCCAGCTCCACCTGTAATAACTCCCAAACGACGAACCACACGCGGACCTGCCGCAATTAATTTCGGCTCACCTCCCAACACTCTACCCAACCGCCGACACAACTCCTTCCGATCGCAACACGTGGTAATCAATCGTCCAATCGAAGTGCCTTTTTCTTCAAAAGCCGGTTTACCCGAAGCTAATTTTAGCGCCTTCGACAACAAAACATTATTACCTAACTTGGGATGCGCATCTAACGGCAAATGCGAACTATAAATCGCAAGATTCGCATCCATCGCCGCTTTAAAAAGCCCATAGCGAGCGCCCACCATCAACACCTCTTCATTCCAAAATAACCCATGATGCACCAACAAAAGATCAGCCCGCGCCTCAATCGCTTTCGCTACCGTTAACCCGTTCGCATCTACCGCCGCCATCACTTGACTAACCCGCCCGTTATTAGCCAATTGCAACCCATTTTTCGCACCCGAATAATCAGCAATATGAGCATGTTGCAAATAGTTGTTCAAATAGTTCGTAATTTTTGATAAAGCCATCATAAAGTTTACTTCTGAAAAACCATACCACACCAACCTTCTTTTTGAAAAATTTCTTTTGCTGTTAAAAAAGAAAAGGCTTTTTGAACTTCCGCCCTTTGATAACTGCGAATGCCGGATAAAATAAGGAAGCCATCTTTTTTAATCCAGTTTGCGATTTTTTTCGATCGATGAATTAATATTTCGCTAAAAAGATTAGCCACGACACCGTCAACTTTCTGCTTAGGTTGAAAATGTTCGATTTTTTTCACATTCCACGAGATATTAACCCGATTGCGTTGCGCATTTTGTTTGGCAACGCGAATGGCGACGGGATCACTATCAAAGGCTTGAACTTTTTTACAACCAAGTTGAGCTGCGGCAATCGCTAAAATACCGCTACCTGTTCCTGCATCAACAAGTGAAGCAAAGGGATAACATTTTATCATTTCACGCAAACACAAAAAAGTGGTCGCATGAGCACCTGTGCCAAAGGCGGCTTCGGCTGGAATCCACAAGATTTTTCGCTTCGGATAACGGCGTTGAAAGAAATCGCGTTGCTTTTCACTGGCAACAACTAGTAATTGATTTTCTATTTTTATCGGATAATGAGCGGCTCGTTGCCATTTTGCCCATTGTTTGGAATCGAAGAATAAAACGCGTCCACCCAAATTTTTCTGTAAAATTTTGCCCTCTGTTTCATTTTTCAAATAAATTTCTAGTGCTCCAGTTTTTCTATGCGGTTCTTGAGTCAAAACCACTCGATCTCCAAAAATTTTTTCTAAAAAAGGAATCCAACTTTCTGCAAATTGACTGCGTTTCCGCCAAAGATAACCTTGTTGTAAGTTTCTCAAAAAATATTAAGGCGTATCATTCAAAATGGAGTCTAGCTCGCGAAAGTGCTTATCCTCCAATTTAACTTCGCTTCGTTGTGCAGATTTCAAAGTGACTGGAACCAATGCCCAATACAGTTTATCCTCTTTTTTGGCTCGAGCCCAAATTTGATAATCACCGGGTCTAGCCTCTTTTTCTAAATGATCAAAATAAACTTTGTCTTGATTGCGATTTCCTGTGGCAACACGAAACTTTTCCGGTAGTGCTTTGAGCTCTTTTCTATATTTTACTTCTAAGGAGGCCACATTCGCTTCGGGAGTTATCGATTTTTCCTCTTCCTTTATCGGTTTTTCCGTATCAGCTAAAGAAGCCTCTTCTTTCGCAATTTCTTCATTCAATTTGCCCAAACGTTGCTGCAAATCAGCCACAGCAGTTTCCGCTTCAAATTGCGCATCAAACGCTTTTCCTTTCACCTCTAAATTTTTAGAATCCAGTTCACTAACAAAATCGCGCCACTCTTTTAATTTGCTTTCTGCCCAAGCCAATTCTCGGGTTTTATCCACACTGCCACGACTCGCACGATAAAGACCTAGACGAAACGCGCTAACATAAACATCGGGCGCTTCCACATCAAATTTCTCTGGCCAATCTATTTTTAATTCCTTGGCTCTTTTTGCAATGGACGATTTAAAGTTTTTTAACTTTGAATCGTAATCATTTTCCTGGCTATCATTAGCTTCATCCCAGATTTGGTTCACTTTTTTCCTGCGTTTATTTAAAATTTCCTGGATCTGCTCTCGCAATGTGTCGCGTTGCTCTTTCAACTGGCTTACTTTTTTTTCCAAAGCTTGCAATCGTCCCTGGATTAAATCTGCCTCTTTTTCCAATAATTCATCCGATTTTTTAGCGTTGTCTTTCACACCATTTTTCTCTTTTTCATAACGCTCTTGAATCAATTGAATCTCAGAAACCAAAGGACGCACTAAATACACCGTGCCATCTATTGCAAAGCTTGGCGTGGCTAAATCGCAAACTAAAGTCATTTCTCCTTTTGGTTTCAAGAACCAAAAAGCAATACTGATTCCGACCAGAATCAATAACAACAAACCAATAATAAAAGTGCGTCCTGCCCCGCGTTGAGATATTTTGTCATTCATAAAACCATCAGCTCCTTAGCACGCCCGCTCCAGAACAAAAAGCTCCTTTTTTTTGTTTTCACGGCTTTTTAGCTTTAAAACCATTTGTAGACCACGTTTTTTATCTTTTTGGCTAACCCAAAAATCGCACTTCCCCCGATTCAAGGCGTTTTCTATAGCTTGGGATGAAGTAAAAATTTCATAGCGACAAGAGCCCCCAAAAAATTCGCGCGCTACGGGATAAGCATTTTTCTCTTCCTGCGCCAATAAACCTATTGCCAACGGTTTTTGAATCGAACGGCAAGAGGACAAAATTTCGCGATAAATAGCCAGCAACGACTTTTCCGGAAAATGAGCAGATTTTTTTTTCAGCAATTGCTGCAATAAAATTTTTTCTCGGTGAGGATCAAAAATGGATTGTCCCATTTTCCGTTTCGCCTGACCGATGGCGCGCGCCAATTGAAGCCGTTTATTGAGTAACTTCAAGAGGTTTTGATCGATCTTGTCGATCTGTTGCCTCAACTGTTTCAGATTCATCTTGAGATTTTGTTTCTATATTTTCTTCTTTCGATTCTTCCGCATTTTCTTCAGGAATTTCTTGCTTCACTTTTTCCATTAACACTCGTCCTAA
Protein-coding regions in this window:
- a CDS encoding Nif3-like dinuclear metal center hexameric protein, which translates into the protein MMALSKITNYLNNYLQHAHIADYSGAKNGLQLANNGRVSQVMAAVDANGLTVAKAIEARADLLLVHHGLFWNEEVLMVGARYGLFKAAMDANLAIYSSHLPLDAHPKLGNNVLLSKALKLASGKPAFEEKGTSIGRLITTCCDRKELCRRLGRVLGGEPKLIAAGPRVVRRLGVITGGAGNRIYDVAKSGIDTFVTGEGSHWTFGAAHELKINLIYGGHYATETFGVKALANHVGQRFRLRWSFIDVPSGL
- a CDS encoding 50S ribosomal protein L11 methyltransferase translates to MRNLQQGYLWRKRSQFAESWIPFLEKIFGDRVVLTQEPHRKTGALEIYLKNETEGKILQKNLGGRVLFFDSKQWAKWQRAAHYPIKIENQLLVVASEKQRDFFQRRYPKRKILWIPAEAAFGTGAHATTFLCLREMIKCYPFASLVDAGTGSGILAIAAAQLGCKKVQAFDSDPVAIRVAKQNAQRNRVNISWNVKKIEHFQPKQKVDGVVANLFSEILIHRSKKIANWIKKDGFLILSGIRSYQRAEVQKAFSFLTAKEIFQKEGWCGMVFQK
- a CDS encoding chorismate mutase; translated protein: MKLLNKRLQLARAIGQAKRKMGQSIFDPHREKILLQQLLKKKSAHFPEKSLLAIYREILSSCRSIQKPLAIGLLAQEEKNAYPVAREFFGGSCRYEIFTSSQAIENALNRGKCDFWVSQKDKKRGLQMVLKLKSRENKKKELFVLERAC